The stretch of DNA AAAAGACAAAAACTTAAACTATGACAGCAACTTTGACAACATTGACAATCTCAGTAGGAATAGTGTTCTTTATCGTTGGACTATTACTAAGGTTAATTCCACCCCGCAAAATAAATTCTTTTTACGGTTACAGGACAACTTCCTCAATGAGAAATATGGACACATGGACAACTGCAAATAAATATTCTGCAACAATTATGATAATTGTAGGTCTTATGTTAACCATAATAGGACTGGGGACAACTTTCATTCCCGACACTGGTGCAACCGGGACAGGTGTGGCTATAG from Bacteroidota bacterium encodes:
- a CDS encoding SdpI family protein, giving the protein MTATLTTLTISVGIVFFIVGLLLRLIPPRKINSFYGYRTTSSMRNMDTWTTANKYSATIMIIVGLMLTIIGLGTTFIPDTGATGTGVAIGLIIFSIIIMVGATEKHLKKLFDKNGNRQQES